In Nitrospiraceae bacterium, the following are encoded in one genomic region:
- a CDS encoding PCP reductase family protein, with protein sequence MKFVCLNCETYMNFQKVEKPGEGSLGVFFGCPSCGAKFSMVTNPGETQMVASLGVKLGGRSEAAEPFEMTRGTLKEEAQAGAGQMAAYLNEKIQGGQPASPKPAAPAASGEKTSGGCPFSAMVAEMGLTSSGKPQNGNGTGEFTWTPDAKEKLERLPSFVKPMVQSSVEAYARKHGFKSITLQVMDDSKNDSPNGIAWTKDAEQRLDNIPDFIRPMARREIERIAKERGLAQITAQVMDEAKDKFMKFM encoded by the coding sequence ATGAAATTTGTGTGTTTGAACTGTGAAACCTACATGAATTTCCAGAAGGTCGAAAAGCCGGGCGAGGGTTCGCTCGGGGTCTTTTTCGGCTGCCCATCTTGCGGGGCCAAATTTTCAATGGTCACGAATCCCGGAGAGACGCAGATGGTGGCGTCGCTGGGCGTCAAGCTCGGCGGTCGTTCGGAGGCGGCGGAGCCGTTCGAGATGACGCGCGGGACGCTCAAGGAAGAAGCCCAGGCCGGCGCAGGACAGATGGCGGCTTATCTCAACGAGAAGATCCAGGGCGGACAGCCGGCCTCGCCGAAGCCGGCCGCACCTGCGGCTAGCGGTGAGAAAACTTCCGGCGGGTGTCCCTTCTCAGCCATGGTGGCGGAGATGGGGTTGACCTCGAGTGGGAAGCCGCAGAATGGCAACGGGACCGGCGAATTCACCTGGACTCCCGACGCGAAGGAAAAATTGGAGCGACTCCCTTCGTTCGTGAAGCCGATGGTGCAGAGCAGCGTGGAAGCCTACGCCCGTAAGCACGGCTTCAAGAGCATCACGCTCCAAGTGATGGACGATTCGAAGAATGATTCGCCGAACGGCATTGCGTGGACCAAGGATGCCGAACAGCGGCTGGACAATATTCCCGATTTCATCCGGCCGATGGCTCGACGGGAGATCGAGCGGATCGCAAAGGAACGCGGCTTGGCACAGATCACCGCGCAGGTGATGGACGAGGCCAAAGACAAATTCATGAAGTTCATGTAA
- a CDS encoding Mrp/NBP35 family ATP-binding protein yields MTMAADKDLKSILTKLQYSDDAKVVQQITAQMKQVQARMAGIKRKLVVMSGKGGVGKSMTTVNLALAFARQGAKVGLLDVDLNGPCVPRMLGVHGQALTITPEGALPPVGPLGIKVASMDFFLGDASPVRWKGPMDLSPVWLGLMEMNVIREFLSDVIWGELDYLLADLPPGAAADKPPVIAGFIPDLAGAIVVTTPSEVASDVVQKSVTYARDMGIRVLGIVENMSEYRCPSCGAEHELFEGNTEAMCEALDLPLLGRIPFDRKFAKTFDKGEPLLDPEYPTIQKYQEIVGRIQALLDYKRVLAEKL; encoded by the coding sequence ATGACCATGGCTGCCGACAAGGATCTGAAGTCGATCCTCACCAAGCTGCAGTATTCCGACGACGCGAAAGTCGTCCAGCAAATTACTGCGCAGATGAAGCAGGTGCAGGCTCGCATGGCGGGCATCAAGCGGAAGCTGGTCGTCATGAGCGGCAAGGGCGGGGTCGGAAAGAGTATGACGACGGTGAACCTGGCTTTGGCGTTTGCACGTCAAGGCGCAAAGGTCGGTCTGCTCGATGTCGATCTAAACGGACCCTGTGTGCCGCGTATGTTGGGAGTGCACGGTCAGGCGTTAACGATCACGCCGGAAGGTGCGCTGCCGCCGGTCGGGCCACTGGGGATCAAGGTGGCATCCATGGATTTTTTCCTCGGCGATGCTTCCCCGGTGCGTTGGAAAGGCCCGATGGACCTGAGCCCTGTGTGGCTGGGTCTGATGGAAATGAACGTCATTCGAGAGTTTCTCTCGGACGTGATCTGGGGTGAGCTGGATTATCTGCTGGCGGACCTGCCGCCCGGTGCCGCTGCTGACAAACCTCCGGTGATTGCCGGGTTTATCCCTGATCTTGCAGGCGCCATCGTCGTCACGACTCCATCGGAAGTGGCCTCCGACGTTGTTCAGAAATCTGTCACCTATGCACGCGATATGGGAATCCGTGTGCTGGGCATTGTGGAAAATATGAGCGAGTACCGGTGTCCCTCCTGTGGTGCCGAGCATGAATTGTTCGAGGGCAACACGGAAGCTATGTGCGAAGCGCTGGATCTTCCGTTGTTGGGCCGGATCCCGTTCGATCGAAAGTTTGCTAAGACCTTCGACAAAGGCGAGCCACTGCTCGATCCGGAATATCCGACGATCCAGAAGTACCAGGAGATTGTGGGCCGGATCCAAGCGTTGCTGGACTATAAAAGAGTGTTAGCCGAGAAGCTTTAA
- a CDS encoding sulfate adenylyltransferase subunit 2 → MNHLRQLEDQSVYILREAYKHFDHLAMLWSMGKDSTVLLWLARKAFFGHVPFPLLHVDTSYKIPAMIEYRDRLAREWRLNLVVGQNKEALAQGMNHTLGRDVCCTALKTTAMKNLVEEKGYTGIILGVRADEDSTRAKERYFSPRDKHGDWDFRDQPPELWDQFKTSFPPGTHIRIHPLLDWTEINIWEYIKYENIPFMDLYLDKGDGTRYRSLGCAPCTTPIKSTAKNVDEIIEELRGTNVAERAGRAQDAGRGMEMLRKKGYM, encoded by the coding sequence ATGAACCATCTGCGTCAGTTGGAAGATCAAAGCGTATACATTCTGCGGGAAGCCTACAAACACTTCGACCACCTGGCGATGCTCTGGTCGATGGGCAAGGATTCCACGGTTCTGCTGTGGTTGGCCCGAAAGGCTTTTTTCGGCCATGTCCCGTTTCCGCTCCTGCACGTCGATACCAGTTACAAGATTCCGGCCATGATCGAGTACCGTGATCGCCTGGCACGAGAGTGGCGTTTGAATTTGGTGGTGGGGCAGAACAAGGAAGCGTTGGCGCAGGGTATGAACCATACGCTGGGGCGCGATGTCTGCTGTACCGCCTTAAAGACCACGGCTATGAAGAACTTGGTGGAAGAGAAGGGCTATACCGGCATCATCCTGGGCGTACGAGCCGACGAAGACAGCACGAGGGCCAAAGAGCGGTATTTCTCTCCCCGCGACAAGCACGGAGACTGGGACTTTCGCGATCAGCCTCCCGAGCTCTGGGACCAGTTCAAGACGAGTTTTCCTCCCGGTACCCACATCCGAATCCATCCGTTGCTGGATTGGACGGAAATCAATATCTGGGAGTACATCAAGTACGAGAATATTCCTTTCATGGATCTGTATCTCGACAAGGGGGACGGGACCCGCTACCGAAGTCTCGGCTGTGCTCCTTGCACGACGCCGATCAAATCGACGGCAAAAAACGTGGATGAAATCATCGAAGAATTGCGCGGCACCAACGTGGCCGAGCGGGCCGGACGGGCTCAGGACGCAGGCCGCGGCATGGAGATGCTCCGGAAAAAGGGTTACATGTGA
- a CDS encoding adenylyl-sulfate kinase, with amino-acid sequence MSTTITTAPVKAVTQPKENLNIVIVGHVDHGKSTLVGRLYADSGSLPEGKLEKVQAICRQQGKEFEYAFLFDAFLEEQEQGITIDTARTFFNWNERQYIIIDAPGHKEFLKNMISGAARAEAALLLIDALEGVKEQSKKHGYLLSLLGVRQFAVVVNKMDLVGYRQDVFEGIEKEYREFLGQFKAVPQQMIPVSAKMGDNIVTPSQHMPWYKGPTVLNTLALFKKERARGEQPLRLPLQDVYKFDARRILTGRITAGRLKVGDQLVFSPSNKTATVQSIEGFNVEPLPTEAEAGQSVGITLDEQIFVERGEIASHRDAIPMVSTAFRANLFWLGKRPLEKGRRYLLRLATREVACEVGAIHRIIDTTDLAQPQASQAVNKNQVAELTLRVKAPIAFDLSSSFESTGRFVLVDDYDIAGGGIITELVHDEQEGLREEARQREFAWLRGDVGSEERAKQFGHRAAIVLFTGAAQNGKTFLARRVESLLVADGRLAYLLEGANLLQGLDADLSAADPTFGAERVRRYGEVARLLIDAGMIVVSTSKTFGINYQRMADMIRTLVQPAPVIAVHMSKAGEDAPPNTDLHFAGPRDFDEAARQIIEELKRRGVLGQARDRGNIQFSI; translated from the coding sequence ATGAGTACGACAATCACGACGGCCCCGGTTAAGGCCGTTACGCAACCGAAGGAAAACCTGAACATCGTCATCGTCGGCCATGTGGACCATGGAAAGTCCACGCTGGTCGGTCGTCTCTACGCCGACAGCGGCTCCTTACCCGAGGGAAAACTCGAAAAGGTGCAGGCCATCTGTCGTCAGCAGGGGAAGGAGTTCGAATACGCGTTCCTGTTCGACGCCTTTTTGGAAGAACAGGAGCAGGGCATCACGATCGATACGGCGCGCACGTTTTTCAATTGGAACGAGCGGCAATACATCATCATCGATGCGCCGGGGCACAAAGAGTTTCTCAAGAATATGATTTCCGGCGCCGCGCGGGCCGAAGCTGCGCTGCTGTTGATCGACGCGCTGGAAGGGGTGAAGGAGCAGTCGAAGAAGCACGGCTACCTGCTGTCGTTGCTCGGTGTCAGGCAGTTTGCGGTGGTCGTCAACAAGATGGATTTGGTCGGGTATCGGCAGGACGTTTTCGAAGGGATTGAAAAAGAATACCGGGAGTTTCTTGGACAGTTCAAGGCCGTGCCGCAGCAAATGATTCCCGTCAGCGCGAAAATGGGGGACAATATCGTCACTCCCAGCCAGCACATGCCTTGGTACAAGGGACCGACGGTGCTCAATACGTTGGCGCTGTTCAAGAAGGAGCGGGCGCGCGGTGAACAACCCTTGCGGCTGCCGCTGCAGGATGTCTACAAGTTCGACGCGAGGCGCATCCTCACCGGACGGATTACCGCAGGGCGGCTGAAGGTGGGGGATCAACTCGTCTTCTCTCCCTCCAACAAAACGGCGACCGTTCAGTCGATCGAAGGCTTCAATGTCGAGCCATTGCCCACCGAGGCGGAAGCCGGCCAGTCGGTCGGGATCACGCTGGATGAACAGATTTTTGTCGAGCGAGGAGAAATCGCCTCCCATCGCGATGCCATTCCCATGGTGTCGACGGCGTTTCGTGCGAACTTGTTTTGGTTGGGCAAGCGTCCCCTGGAGAAGGGACGACGGTATCTGCTTCGGCTGGCGACCAGAGAGGTTGCCTGTGAAGTCGGGGCGATCCACCGCATCATCGACACCACCGACCTTGCGCAGCCCCAGGCCAGCCAGGCCGTGAATAAGAATCAGGTGGCGGAACTAACCTTGCGTGTGAAAGCTCCCATTGCTTTCGACCTGTCCTCGTCCTTCGAGTCTACGGGACGATTCGTGCTGGTCGACGACTACGACATTGCGGGTGGCGGAATCATCACCGAGCTTGTCCATGACGAGCAGGAAGGCTTGCGGGAAGAGGCGCGGCAGCGGGAGTTCGCCTGGTTGCGGGGTGACGTCGGGTCGGAAGAGCGGGCCAAGCAGTTTGGACACCGGGCGGCGATCGTCCTTTTCACCGGTGCGGCGCAGAACGGCAAGACTTTCCTCGCACGGCGGGTGGAATCGTTACTCGTTGCGGACGGACGGCTGGCGTATTTGCTCGAGGGGGCGAACCTGTTGCAGGGCTTGGACGCGGACCTGTCGGCTGCGGATCCGACTTTTGGCGCAGAGCGGGTGCGTCGATATGGCGAGGTGGCTCGGTTGTTGATCGATGCCGGGATGATCGTGGTCTCCACGAGCAAGACATTCGGGATCAATTATCAACGCATGGCCGATATGATCCGCACGTTGGTTCAGCCGGCGCCGGTGATTGCCGTCCACATGAGTAAGGCCGGAGAAGACGCCCCACCCAACACCGATCTTCACTTCGCCGGACCACGGGATTTCGATGAAGCTGCGCGTCAGATCATCGAGGAACTGAAACGGCGTGGAGTGTTGGGGCAGGCGAGAGACCGGGGCAACATTCAATTTTCGATCTAG
- the trpD gene encoding anthranilate phosphoribosyltransferase, with amino-acid sequence MQRLLSKIAKGQKTSKDLTWEEAKQAMRLMIEGTATPVQVGAFLVAMRYKSESVTELAAFTATARQYVAPVPVRAGLGVVDLPVYGGKRETFHAIVPAAIVAAAAGAVILMHGVDGPVDRRGVSSVLTPLGIPTDRAAKQVGADLEQRGFAYLDLALYHPPVNRFLEMRQELGVRNVFHPIARMLNPARATSQVIGLSHPPYFEKTVEALRMLSCPRALVIRGVEGDPELSIGSVTRYLELQGERITPGSFHPKDAGLTMTTFKEMAGFPAEHRAKEVDLIKRLLSNQIQGGPRDWVLLNAAMLLYAAGKGTSIAGGVATARRIIESGQAAAKFAELTAAGASGGGLAQTDKIPA; translated from the coding sequence ATGCAACGTCTGCTTTCCAAGATTGCCAAGGGCCAAAAGACCTCCAAGGACCTGACGTGGGAGGAGGCCAAGCAGGCGATGCGACTCATGATCGAAGGCACGGCCACGCCTGTCCAGGTCGGCGCGTTTCTGGTAGCCATGCGGTACAAGTCGGAATCGGTGACGGAGTTGGCGGCCTTCACGGCCACCGCTCGACAGTATGTTGCCCCTGTCCCCGTTCGGGCGGGGCTTGGCGTCGTGGATCTGCCGGTCTACGGGGGAAAGCGCGAGACCTTTCATGCGATCGTGCCCGCGGCCATCGTGGCCGCGGCGGCCGGTGCCGTGATCCTGATGCACGGGGTCGATGGACCGGTGGATCGTCGCGGCGTGTCGTCGGTCCTCACACCCCTTGGAATTCCGACCGATCGGGCGGCCAAACAAGTGGGCGCGGATTTGGAACAAAGGGGGTTTGCGTACCTCGACCTCGCGCTCTACCATCCGCCGGTCAACCGCTTTCTCGAAATGCGGCAAGAGCTGGGGGTGAGAAACGTCTTTCACCCGATCGCTCGAATGTTGAACCCGGCTCGGGCAACCTCCCAGGTCATCGGTCTGTCACATCCGCCGTACTTTGAAAAGACGGTGGAGGCGTTGCGAATGTTGAGCTGTCCGCGGGCGCTGGTGATTCGCGGCGTGGAGGGCGATCCTGAACTGTCGATCGGCAGTGTGACCCGGTACCTCGAACTTCAAGGTGAGCGGATCACGCCGGGATCCTTCCATCCCAAGGATGCCGGGCTCACGATGACGACCTTCAAGGAGATGGCGGGCTTCCCGGCGGAGCACCGTGCCAAGGAGGTCGATTTGATCAAGCGGCTCCTGTCGAACCAGATCCAGGGCGGGCCGCGGGATTGGGTGCTACTGAACGCCGCCATGTTGCTGTATGCCGCCGGTAAGGGGACCTCAATCGCCGGCGGTGTCGCAACGGCCCGCCGAATCATCGAATCCGGGCAGGCAGCGGCAAAATTCGCTGAACTCACTGCTGCCGGCGCATCCGGCGGCGGTCTCGCACAAACAGACAAAATTCCTGCTTAA